The stretch of DNA AAGGTTATGGATCTATAGAGCCTCGCCCTGTCGTTCCCCGTGGCTTGAACCGGATAGACCTTCAGACGAGCTATCCTCTGAAACCTCAGAAACCCGATAGGACCAAACTCGAACATCCTCCCGTCATAGGCGAGACGATTCCCCTCATCCGGTTTCGGGATGAGCATCGATTCCGAGTCGATGACTGAAACGGAAGGGAGAGAACCGGGAGGAATCCCAAGCAGGGCGACCGCCGAGGAAGCGAGATCTGGGGAATCGCCGAGCTCAAAGCGAAGGATCAGTTCATCCCTTTCCTCCCTCAGCACCTTAAACCCGGCATATAAGGAATGGCAGATCAGAAGCGAAAGAGCCAACCAAAGCCAGATCCCCTTTTGCATCACCTCTTCCTCAGGACCATATGCTCAACCATCATACATCGGTCCATAACCACATCCAATCCCGCCTTGATCGCCATTTCAGCGGCTGAGTTGTTAACTATCCCTTTCTGCATCCATATGACCTTAGCCCCCTTCTGGATCGCCTGTTCGACTATCTGCGGCACAGCCTGTGGCTTCCTGAATATATCCACGATCTCCACAGGCTCCGTGACGTCAAGCAGGGATGGATAGCACCTCTCACCCAGAAGTTCCCTATATCTGGGATTAATGGGTATGATCTTATACCCTTGTCTCTTGAGATATTCGGCGACCTTGTAGCTGTCCCTACTGGGATAACCGGACAGTCCGACGATCGCCACGGTTTTGTGCCTGGTCAATATCTCCCTGATCTTCTCGTCAGGCGTATGAAACATCGGCAGCTCACAAAATCGCGACATCTCATCCTCCCCGGATAGTTCACGGAAATATTCCCTCGCGGTCTCCCGATCTCCGTCTCCATATTATATCCGGGCGATCAACCGGAGGACAAGTCGGACATCACCCGGACGAACATCCTCTTTTTAAGTTTATCGATGAACTTTCTCTTCTCCTCCTGGAACTTCTTCTCCTTGAGGAAATTCCTTATCTGTTCGCGTTCGTAATCTGAAAGCGTTCCGATAGTTCGGGATTCGACCTTGAAGATATGCACGCCGAACGGGGTCCAGACCGGGTCTGAGACCTCGCCTGCCTTGAGTTTCTCCACCTTTCCTCTGATGAGGGGGTCCAGCTCATCGAGGGATTTCACCCCGAGGTCTCCTCCCTTCTCTCTGGTCGCCTCGTCGTCCGAAAACCTTCTGGCCAGCTCACCGAAATCCTCGCCCGCTCTGATCCTACGGATCACTTCCTCGACCTTCCGGTTTACCGCTTTCTGCTGTTGGGGTGAAAGCTTATAGGCGATGAATATATCGCTGATCTCCAATTCATCGCCCGATCTGGAGTCGAGCCTGATTATGTGATAGCCGGTCGGGCTCTCAATCGGTTTGGAGAACTCCCCTACTTTGAGCTTCAGCGCCGCCGAATAGATCCCCGGGTTGAGCATCTGAAGCTCCTGGGCCTTGAAGGAGCCGAGTCTGATCTGCTTCGAGTCGGAGTAATTTCGGGCGACGGATTCGAATTTCTCCCCTGAGGAGAGCCTCTTGTAAGCCTCTGTCGCCTTCTCAAACGCCTTTCGTTTCTCATCATCTGAAAAGGGAAGCTTGATGAAAATATGTCTCAGATGGATTTTCTCCTTGGAGGCCGATTTGAGCTGATCCATGTGTTCCCGATAGAACTTCTCCACCTCTTCATCCGAGACCTCCGTTTTGCCAGCCAGCTCTTGAGTGAGGAGCTTATCGGCCATGATCCTCTTACGAACTTCATCCCTGTATCCCCTGAGGGTGTAACCCTGTTTCCTTAGTTCCTTGACGAACTCCTCATCGGATGTGATGCCTGCCTGAGACTTAATGGCGTTGAGATACTCTTGGATCTCCGATTCGGTAACCGTTATCTTCCGTCGCCTGGCCTCATAGACGAGAATTAATTGATCTATCATCTGCTGTAGCAGATCCTGCCGTTCGCTTTCGGCCTTTTCCCTGGCTTCCTTAGGTGAGAGGTTGTAACTCGTCTCCAGCTCCCTCGCCCGGTCGATCACCAGCTTGTTCAGGTCGCCGAGCGTTATCACATCGTCGTTTACTATAGCGATGATCCTGTCCACCACCTTCGCATCGCTCATCGTCGGATGAAATGCCAGATAGATCGAAAGCAAAACGAGAATCGTTCCCCCAAGGCGTCTCATGGTTTCCTCCTCATCCAAAAGCTGCTGGGCCAGACCTTTCCTCTATCGTATGAGTCAAAGGCCCTCTCCAGCTTTTCAGGATAATTTAAATGTATGTAGCTCCCCGCCCATAACACCTCAAAAGCATCGTTGAAGGCCAGGAAAGCCTGCAACAGATACTGTTCATTCCAAAACCGATACATCTCCAACACCCAGTCCCTGGGATACTCCATTGGGAGGAAGATATCATGTAGATGCACGATGACCCCTTTAGCGAGTCTCGGCATTATCTCGAGATACTCGTATTGGACGTCACCACCTATTCTTAAAACGTGACTTGAGTCGATAAACAGTATATCGTTCTCCCTCAGCCTGCCGAACTCGGAAAGGTCGACCT from Candidatus Poribacteria bacterium encodes:
- a CDS encoding CoA-binding protein; this encodes MFHTPDEKIREILTRHKTVAIVGLSGYPSRDSYKVAEYLKRQGYKIIPINPRYRELLGERCYPSLLDVTEPVEIVDIFRKPQAVPQIVEQAIQKGAKVIWMQKGIVNNSAAEMAIKAGLDVVMDRCMMVEHMVLRKR
- a CDS encoding peptidylprolyl isomerase, producing the protein MRRLGGTILVLLSIYLAFHPTMSDAKVVDRIIAIVNDDVITLGDLNKLVIDRARELETSYNLSPKEAREKAESERQDLLQQMIDQLILVYEARRRKITVTESEIQEYLNAIKSQAGITSDEEFVKELRKQGYTLRGYRDEVRKRIMADKLLTQELAGKTEVSDEEVEKFYREHMDQLKSASKEKIHLRHIFIKLPFSDDEKRKAFEKATEAYKRLSSGEKFESVARNYSDSKQIRLGSFKAQELQMLNPGIYSAALKLKVGEFSKPIESPTGYHIIRLDSRSGDELEISDIFIAYKLSPQQQKAVNRKVEEVIRRIRAGEDFGELARRFSDDEATREKGGDLGVKSLDELDPLIRGKVEKLKAGEVSDPVWTPFGVHIFKVESRTIGTLSDYEREQIRNFLKEKKFQEEKRKFIDKLKKRMFVRVMSDLSSG